A single genomic interval of Chloracidobacterium validum harbors:
- a CDS encoding HlyD family secretion protein, whose amino-acid sequence MAQPARQLKAIPGKFPSSAPQALKLVESPRPARPLALILMLVLVLFVLALIYVPWQQSITGVGQVIVFSPNDRPQNVQAQISGRLKGWRVKEGDFVEAGTVIAEIAEIDPKFLDPNQLERLERQREFLVAQREAAQNRAAALAKQIAALEQSRNLAIPAADERARQAADRLRSAEQSLEAAKQKLLADELNFERIRDLNKGKKDADGNWIIQPGLRSDRDFELARQTVETSRADVVRLQALLDAAVRDTKVADLDARRVENDTLATLSSAQSSYASAQETIASLSNSIQKLDIEIQNFRERVTQRQVVAPRAGQVTQLRAVGETETLKSGDVLCVLVPQAKEEEQAVELLVSDFDAPLVRVGDPVRLQFEGFPAVQFVAWPSVAIGTFGGRIVAIDSVDDGMNRFRLLVRPDYDAIEQGKDDPWPETAMLRPGTQATGWVMLRVVSLGFELWRQFNGFPPMFDHNPIERKKKPKDEKAKAKTVGKGSKEDDGDKDDK is encoded by the coding sequence ATGGCGCAACCTGCACGTCAACTCAAAGCCATCCCCGGTAAGTTTCCATCCTCGGCCCCACAGGCGCTGAAGTTGGTTGAGTCGCCGCGTCCGGCGCGGCCGCTGGCGCTGATTCTCATGTTGGTGCTGGTCTTGTTTGTACTGGCGCTGATTTACGTGCCCTGGCAGCAGTCCATCACGGGCGTTGGGCAAGTCATCGTCTTTTCCCCAAATGATCGCCCGCAAAACGTGCAGGCACAGATTTCTGGCCGCCTCAAAGGCTGGAGAGTCAAGGAAGGCGATTTCGTGGAAGCTGGAACGGTTATTGCCGAAATCGCTGAAATCGATCCGAAATTTCTCGATCCAAATCAGCTCGAACGACTGGAGCGGCAGCGTGAATTTTTGGTGGCGCAGCGTGAGGCGGCCCAGAATCGAGCGGCGGCGCTGGCGAAACAAATTGCGGCGCTCGAGCAATCCCGGAACCTGGCCATCCCGGCGGCGGACGAGCGGGCGCGGCAAGCCGCCGACCGGCTCCGGTCGGCCGAGCAATCCCTGGAAGCCGCCAAGCAAAAGCTGCTGGCGGATGAACTCAACTTTGAACGTATCCGAGACCTGAACAAGGGTAAAAAAGACGCCGATGGCAACTGGATCATTCAACCTGGCTTGCGCTCCGACCGTGACTTTGAATTGGCTCGGCAAACGGTTGAAACATCGCGGGCGGATGTTGTTCGGTTACAGGCGCTCCTGGATGCCGCCGTCCGTGACACCAAGGTGGCCGACCTCGATGCGCGTCGGGTTGAAAATGACACCCTCGCCACATTGAGCAGTGCGCAAAGCTCCTATGCGTCCGCCCAGGAAACCATTGCTTCGCTGAGCAACAGCATCCAGAAGCTCGACATCGAGATTCAGAACTTCCGAGAACGGGTGACCCAGCGGCAGGTGGTTGCGCCACGCGCCGGTCAAGTCACCCAGTTGCGGGCGGTGGGTGAGACCGAGACGCTCAAATCAGGCGATGTCTTGTGCGTCCTTGTGCCCCAAGCCAAAGAAGAAGAACAGGCCGTGGAACTCCTGGTGAGCGACTTCGACGCCCCACTGGTGCGGGTGGGTGATCCCGTCCGGTTGCAGTTTGAGGGGTTTCCGGCTGTCCAGTTTGTCGCCTGGCCATCCGTGGCCATCGGCACGTTTGGCGGACGGATTGTCGCCATTGACTCAGTGGACGATGGGATGAACCGCTTCCGCCTGCTCGTCCGCCCGGACTATGACGCCATTGAACAGGGCAAGGATGATCCGTGGCCGGAAACGGCGATGCTGCGCCCCGGAACCCAAGCCACCGGCTGGGTCATGCTCCGGGTCGTCTCGCTCGGATTCGAGTTATGGCGGCAGTTCAACGGTTTCCCGCCGATGTTTGACCATAACCCAATCGAGCGGAAGAAGAAGCCCAAGGACGAAAAGGCGAAAGCCAAGACCGTCGGCAAAGGCAGCAAGGAAGACGATGGCGACAAAGATGACAAGTAA
- a CDS encoding TolC family protein, translated as MTSKAKQKWIVVLGLSLLCGAGSRDEVLLAQSVPLGIVQTPTDDERRLASAVAHAAGSPQSGRRPGLPPPGNPNPPLLLERVFQIIDDQHPKLRGSVIERQVATAKRIEKQGAFDPILSASTDYLRYNSSSKRGQVSEAFGIGTEVNFLTRSGIKFFVASNLNLGATKSPLSATGDAGEYVFGLKVPLFRDFRVNEKSIGERQALLGESQADIAVTQTRLELFRKAADDYWDWVAAKRRLDVARDLLKLAEIRNDAIRQRTVVGDLPPIDAVEAEQEVQRRQAGVTKAERDFQKAQFKLSLSLWLDDVTAQPPPDERVVLDVSLQLEPTEVTDAEIADAINLAIQRRPELQAIAILKDTTRLDLDLARNQRRPVLDFALVPGRDIGPGGIGTTLKAGVLFELPLRQRTADGRIAQAQLKLQKLDLEERTLRQQITTEIYDTASAINTAWQRYLATKRELEAAIVLERGENQRFLLGDSSLFLVNQRERATAEARNKLIDVQAEYEQARAALRLATMQF; from the coding sequence ATGACAAGTAAAGCAAAACAGAAGTGGATTGTCGTCCTAGGCCTATCGTTGCTCTGCGGGGCTGGAAGCCGTGATGAGGTGTTACTGGCGCAATCGGTGCCGCTTGGCATTGTTCAGACACCGACTGATGATGAGCGGCGATTGGCGTCCGCGGTCGCTCACGCCGCTGGCAGTCCACAGTCGGGCCGGCGGCCCGGGTTACCGCCGCCGGGGAATCCAAACCCTCCGTTGCTGCTGGAGCGCGTTTTTCAAATCATTGATGACCAGCATCCCAAACTGCGTGGCTCGGTGATCGAGCGCCAAGTTGCGACGGCTAAACGGATTGAAAAGCAAGGCGCGTTTGACCCCATCCTCTCGGCCTCGACCGATTACCTGCGCTACAACAGCTCCTCCAAACGCGGCCAGGTATCGGAAGCTTTCGGCATCGGAACCGAAGTCAATTTTCTGACGCGCTCCGGGATCAAGTTTTTTGTTGCGTCCAATCTCAACTTGGGAGCCACGAAGTCCCCGCTTTCGGCGACTGGTGACGCCGGTGAATACGTCTTCGGATTGAAAGTTCCGCTGTTCCGCGACTTCCGGGTGAATGAAAAGTCAATTGGCGAACGCCAGGCCCTGCTTGGCGAGTCACAAGCCGACATTGCCGTGACGCAGACGCGGCTAGAACTGTTTCGGAAGGCGGCCGACGATTATTGGGACTGGGTCGCGGCCAAGCGCCGCCTGGATGTGGCGCGCGACCTACTCAAGCTGGCTGAGATTCGGAATGACGCCATCCGCCAGCGAACTGTCGTCGGCGACTTGCCGCCGATTGATGCGGTCGAAGCCGAACAAGAAGTGCAGCGCCGGCAAGCTGGCGTGACCAAAGCCGAGCGGGATTTTCAAAAAGCTCAGTTCAAGCTGTCGTTGTCCCTATGGTTGGATGATGTCACCGCCCAGCCGCCGCCCGACGAACGGGTGGTCCTGGATGTCAGCCTTCAGCTCGAACCAACTGAAGTGACGGATGCCGAAATCGCTGATGCCATCAATTTGGCTATTCAGCGCCGTCCAGAGCTACAGGCGATTGCCATTTTGAAGGACACCACCCGCCTTGACCTCGATTTGGCGCGCAACCAGCGGCGTCCAGTGCTGGATTTTGCCCTCGTGCCAGGGCGCGACATTGGTCCGGGGGGTATTGGAACGACCCTCAAGGCCGGCGTCCTCTTTGAGCTTCCGCTTCGGCAACGCACGGCGGATGGACGCATTGCCCAGGCGCAGTTGAAGCTCCAGAAGCTGGATTTGGAAGAGCGGACGCTTCGGCAACAAATCACGACCGAAATTTACGATACGGCCTCGGCCATCAATACCGCCTGGCAGCGCTATCTGGCGACGAAACGCGAATTGGAAGCTGCCATCGTGCTCGAACGCGGTGAAAATCAACGCTTCCTACTGGGCGACAGCTCACTGTTTCTGGTCAACCAGCGTGAGCGAGCGACCGCCGAAGCGCGCAACAAGCTCATTGATGTGCAGGCTGAGTATGAACAGGCCCGCGCCGCGCTGCGTCTGGCGACAATGCAGTTCTGA